Proteins encoded in a region of the Pseudomonas sp. GOM7 genome:
- a CDS encoding DUF1266 domain-containing protein, giving the protein MEDLQQRWLFALSAPMVAVNRHAGADYALASLYPDNEFVDLKESWDIAERADLLAMIQRMTDDGHARELSSAYWEHARLLPSQWQALLDSLQPAQRVAYEFVAETSMVCGAAGIRAWDLGRMSFLARIGQLNGWLNLEENLWLHSRFSLRARYYYQSWHSYLAGFVIGRAYWNCLGHEEANEQALSLSRQGSEPAHRAMVRELALSPAAGFDELPWDMELELPEKPESLEAFDWS; this is encoded by the coding sequence ATGGAAGACTTACAGCAACGCTGGCTCTTCGCCCTTTCCGCGCCCATGGTCGCCGTCAACCGCCATGCCGGAGCGGACTATGCCCTGGCCAGCCTCTATCCCGACAATGAATTCGTCGACCTCAAAGAATCCTGGGATATCGCCGAGCGCGCCGACCTGCTGGCGATGATCCAGCGCATGACCGACGACGGCCACGCCCGCGAACTCAGCAGCGCCTACTGGGAACATGCCCGCCTGCTGCCGAGCCAATGGCAGGCCCTGCTCGACAGCCTGCAGCCAGCGCAACGGGTGGCCTATGAGTTCGTCGCCGAAACCAGCATGGTCTGTGGCGCCGCCGGTATCCGTGCCTGGGATCTGGGGCGCATGAGCTTTCTCGCCCGCATCGGTCAGCTCAACGGCTGGCTGAACCTTGAAGAAAACCTCTGGCTGCACAGCCGCTTCAGCCTGCGCGCGCGCTACTACTACCAGAGCTGGCACAGTTACCTGGCCGGCTTCGTCATCGGCCGTGCCTACTGGAACTGCCTGGGCCACGAGGAGGCAAACGAGCAGGCCCTGAGCCTGAGCCGCCAGGGCAGCGAGCCGGCTCACCGCGCCATGGTGCGCGAACTGGCCCTGAGCCCGGCTGCCGGCTTCGACGAACTGCCCTGGGACATGGAACTGGAGCTGCCCGAGAAACCCGAATCGCTGGAGGCGTTCGACTGGTCATGA